One genomic segment of Acinetobacter oleivorans DR1 includes these proteins:
- a CDS encoding flavin-containing monooxygenase produces the protein MHAILFSAYVGFPMLNAKQDAIQKTKIAIIGAGFGGLAMAIRLLQNQQQDFVILEKSNDVGGTWRENRYPGAACDVQSHMYSLSFAPKTDWSKRYAEGPEIFEYIQDITEKYKIKNYCKFNHDVTHVQYDEMRHVWTLDFKNQPSIEAQFVVFASGPLHIPQIPHIQGIEKFKGKVFHSSQWEHDYNLNGKSVASIGTGGSAIQYIPEIAGNVKQLYVFQRTAAWVIPRDERKYSRLSKALFKSSNLYRQIHRSRLYWSNESRVVPIVQPQIMKYGQKLAEAFIRFQVKDKEVAKKLTPDFVMGCKRILISNKYFPTFNRKNVELVTDNIQEIKENSIVTKDGKERSIDCLIYGTGFITDPRIYLKHFTCIGRNQIELKQAWKNGAESYYGIMTKNFPNLFQLVGPNTVLGHNSVIFMIESQVNYILQLIQLVEKTGQKAVEIKPEVQDAFNERVQIQLQGTVWQAGGCSSWYQSADGKNFSLWPTYTWKYWLETRKVNPKDYLLLNKSAQSYAA, from the coding sequence TTGCATGCAATCCTCTTTTCAGCTTATGTAGGGTTTCCAATGCTAAACGCAAAGCAAGATGCTATTCAAAAAACTAAAATCGCTATTATTGGTGCTGGATTTGGTGGCCTAGCAATGGCAATTCGCTTACTGCAAAATCAACAGCAAGACTTTGTTATTTTAGAAAAATCAAACGATGTCGGCGGAACATGGCGCGAAAATCGCTACCCTGGTGCGGCATGTGATGTTCAATCTCATATGTATTCTCTCTCGTTTGCCCCTAAAACAGACTGGTCGAAACGTTACGCTGAGGGACCTGAGATATTTGAATATATTCAAGATATTACAGAAAAATATAAGATTAAAAATTACTGTAAGTTTAACCACGATGTAACTCATGTCCAATATGATGAAATGCGTCATGTGTGGACTCTTGATTTTAAAAATCAGCCTTCGATTGAAGCTCAATTTGTTGTTTTTGCATCAGGTCCCCTACACATCCCACAAATCCCCCATATTCAAGGCATCGAAAAATTCAAAGGGAAAGTTTTTCATTCATCACAGTGGGAACATGATTATAACCTAAATGGTAAATCAGTCGCATCTATTGGTACTGGTGGTAGCGCGATTCAATATATTCCAGAAATAGCTGGAAATGTTAAACAGCTCTATGTATTCCAAAGAACAGCAGCTTGGGTAATACCACGAGATGAACGCAAATACTCTCGTTTGAGTAAAGCATTATTCAAATCTTCTAATCTTTATCGTCAAATTCATCGTAGTCGTCTTTATTGGAGTAATGAGTCGCGCGTTGTACCTATTGTTCAACCCCAAATTATGAAATATGGTCAGAAATTGGCAGAAGCTTTCATTCGCTTCCAAGTGAAAGATAAAGAAGTAGCCAAGAAACTTACACCTGACTTTGTGATGGGATGTAAACGTATTCTTATTTCAAATAAATATTTCCCTACATTTAACCGTAAAAATGTTGAGCTAGTAACGGATAATATTCAAGAAATCAAAGAAAACAGTATTGTCACTAAAGATGGTAAAGAACGATCTATTGATTGTTTAATTTATGGTACTGGTTTTATTACTGACCCACGTATTTACTTGAAACATTTCACTTGTATTGGACGCAATCAAATAGAGTTAAAACAGGCGTGGAAAAATGGTGCTGAAAGTTATTATGGCATTATGACTAAAAACTTTCCTAATCTGTTTCAATTAGTCGGCCCTAATACAGTATTAGGTCATAATTCGGTTATTTTTATGATTGAATCTCAAGTAAATTACATTTTACAACTCATCCAACTTGTAGAAAAAACAGGCCAAAAAGCTGTTGAGATTAAACCAGAAGTTCAAGATGCTTTTAACGAACGGGTTCAAATTCAGCTTCAAGGAACTGTGTGGCAAGCTGGAGGTTGTAGTAGCTGGTATCAATCTGCCGATGGAAAAAACTTTTCACTATGGCCCACCTATACATGGAAGTACTGGTTAGAAACGCGCAAAGTTAATCCTAAAGATTATTTACTCTTAAATAAAAGCGCACAGAGCTATGCAGCTTAA
- a CDS encoding SRPBCC family protein — MRNVITVKKEFNAPLSDVFNLLSKHATYNTAFAPLQVVRVKDSADSKRPDGLGSVRRMGFGPIKPIKEEITLLEENKSIEYKLIDNPLIKHHLGRIEFSEITPYITLVTYRIELTAKAPVVSKLILAQLKLAITLGFSRLAKAVAS; from the coding sequence ATGCGTAATGTAATTACCGTAAAAAAAGAATTTAATGCTCCTCTTAGTGACGTATTTAATTTGCTTTCTAAACATGCAACTTACAATACTGCTTTTGCACCATTACAAGTTGTACGTGTGAAAGATTCAGCAGATTCTAAAAGACCTGATGGTTTAGGTTCAGTTCGTCGTATGGGGTTTGGCCCAATCAAGCCAATTAAAGAAGAAATTACCTTGCTTGAAGAAAATAAAAGCATTGAATATAAATTAATAGACAATCCTTTGATTAAACACCATTTAGGTCGAATCGAGTTTTCTGAAATCACCCCATACATAACTTTAGTTACATATCGCATCGAGTTAACGGCAAAAGCTCCAGTGGTAAGTAAATTAATCCTTGCACAGCTAAAACTAGCCATTACACTAGGCTTTTCGAGATTAGCTAAAGCAGTTGCTTCTTAG
- a CDS encoding lysine exporter LysO family protein has translation MQSFYLIIQIFLALAFGYFLAPKLSLNIQKFIFKILPYFSYILLASVALELTLALDQIENPSAILPPAIIIALTTSFGSFFTCLLAYTIFDKQSVKGKISLQLFVNALKNIAKAFLALGVGVLLGAIATQFNSHIAFNSWYLLLLFIFLIGIELAFTHFNRTWLSWKILIVPLAAFIGSCIAGFFNYFLLSKHFALNETLALAQGYGWYSMSGILFTQLHSAELGGIALLTDLFREIVAIFLMYTMGWRFPRPAISSAGATSMDVTLAMVKQSCGTHYVPHAMMSGLLLSLLAPLLISLFLNF, from the coding sequence ATGCAATCTTTTTATCTCATCATTCAAATATTTTTAGCACTCGCTTTCGGCTATTTTCTAGCACCCAAACTATCTTTAAATATCCAAAAGTTTATTTTTAAAATACTGCCCTATTTTTCTTATATTCTCTTAGCAAGTGTAGCTTTAGAATTAACACTAGCACTTGATCAAATTGAGAATCCTTCTGCCATACTTCCACCCGCTATTATTATTGCACTTACCACATCTTTTGGTTCTTTCTTTACCTGTTTATTGGCTTATACAATTTTTGATAAACAAAGTGTCAAAGGCAAAATTTCACTTCAACTTTTTGTAAATGCTTTAAAAAATATTGCAAAGGCCTTTCTTGCTTTAGGCGTCGGTGTTCTATTAGGAGCTATTGCCACTCAATTCAATTCACATATAGCCTTTAATAGTTGGTATTTATTATTACTCTTTATTTTCTTAATTGGTATTGAACTTGCCTTCACTCATTTCAACCGTACGTGGTTAAGCTGGAAGATTTTAATTGTACCTTTGGCTGCATTTATCGGCTCATGTATAGCGGGCTTCTTTAACTACTTTTTGCTTAGCAAGCATTTTGCACTGAATGAGACGTTAGCATTAGCACAAGGTTATGGCTGGTATTCAATGTCAGGGATCTTATTTACGCAATTACACTCAGCAGAACTAGGTGGTATTGCATTATTAACTGATTTATTTAGAGAAATTGTGGCTATATTTTTAATGTATACAATGGGATGGCGTTTTCCACGCCCTGCTATCTCAAGTGCTGGCGCAACGTCAATGGATGTTACCTTAGCCATGGTAAAACAGTCATGCGGTACACATTATGTACCACATGCCATGATGAGCGGCTTATTATTAAGCCTACTCGCCCCACTATTAATTAGCTTATTCCTAAATTTTTAA
- the cmk gene encoding (d)CMP kinase, translated as MTVQIITIDGPSGSGKGTLAAKLAAYYQYHLLDSGALYRLLGLSLHKHDLLEKLDSQLDECIQYARQLDIKFETSAAGILVFLDGEDVSQTIRTERVGEYASKVAAIPELRQALFERQRAFAQQPGLVADGRDMATAIFPEANAKIYLTASAESRAERRVKQLQGMGLDAKINDILANIQARDKRDMEREVAPLKPAKDAYIIDSSELTIDQVFKLMVDYVDSRTI; from the coding sequence ATGACAGTTCAAATTATTACTATTGATGGTCCGAGTGGTTCGGGTAAAGGAACATTGGCAGCAAAACTTGCAGCATATTATCAATATCATTTACTCGATTCTGGTGCCTTATATCGTTTATTAGGGTTGTCATTACATAAACACGATTTATTAGAGAAATTAGACAGTCAACTTGACGAATGTATTCAATATGCACGTCAATTGGATATTAAATTTGAAACTTCCGCAGCAGGCATTCTAGTTTTTCTAGATGGCGAAGATGTATCTCAAACAATTCGTACAGAACGTGTGGGTGAATATGCATCGAAGGTTGCGGCAATTCCTGAACTTAGACAGGCATTATTTGAGAGACAAAGAGCTTTTGCACAACAACCTGGCTTAGTTGCAGATGGCCGTGATATGGCTACAGCTATTTTTCCAGAAGCAAATGCAAAAATTTATCTGACTGCTTCGGCTGAGTCACGTGCTGAGCGAAGAGTAAAACAGTTGCAGGGCATGGGCCTAGATGCTAAAATAAACGACATTTTAGCTAATATACAGGCGCGTGACAAAAGAGATATGGAGCGAGAAGTTGCTCCGCTCAAGCCAGCCAAAGACGCTTATATCATTGATAGTTCGGAATTAACGATCGATCAGGTATTTAAGTTGATGGTTGATTATGTCGATAGCCGTACCATTTAG
- the gspK gene encoding type II secretion system minor pseudopilin GspK, translated as MLHYKKSQQGVALLTILIMVALATILAASIAKHQTNTMENTGYLMRQNQSLLYAKSAEAFFSELLIQDANNAGGVDHLKETWAQPMPPFPIEDGTVSGRLLDESGKFNLNNLTTNEGKVNEAAKNWFERLLVRVGLPAELSQAVIDWQDPDDEPSGPMGAESSYYEGLDPSYLASNAKFHRIEELKLVRGFDGKKYDLIAPYISALPENTKVNINTASPLVLASIDPKLDLGAVEKELQMRQQNLKFFQNVDELWQLNAFSTVDTQKRTEVNSLLDVKSSFFQAQIEVVLNNRKRQFTSALMRNDKQVYVYSRNMSPFN; from the coding sequence GTGTTGCATTATAAAAAAAGCCAGCAAGGCGTTGCTTTGCTCACCATTCTAATTATGGTTGCTTTGGCTACAATTTTGGCTGCCTCTATTGCAAAGCATCAAACTAATACCATGGAAAATACTGGCTATTTGATGCGTCAAAATCAGTCATTACTCTATGCAAAAAGTGCAGAGGCCTTTTTTTCTGAATTATTAATTCAAGATGCAAATAATGCTGGTGGCGTTGATCATTTAAAAGAAACATGGGCACAGCCGATGCCACCTTTTCCAATAGAAGATGGAACAGTATCAGGGCGTTTACTGGATGAGTCAGGCAAATTTAACCTAAACAATTTGACGACGAATGAAGGTAAGGTAAACGAAGCTGCTAAAAATTGGTTTGAGCGATTACTTGTACGTGTAGGCTTGCCAGCAGAATTAAGTCAAGCAGTCATCGATTGGCAAGATCCAGATGACGAACCATCTGGGCCTATGGGTGCTGAAAGCAGTTATTATGAAGGTCTTGATCCTAGCTATTTAGCTTCAAATGCTAAATTTCATCGTATTGAAGAGTTAAAATTAGTAAGAGGGTTTGATGGTAAGAAATATGATTTAATTGCTCCTTATATTTCTGCATTACCTGAAAATACAAAAGTGAATATTAATACAGCCTCGCCATTAGTTCTGGCGAGTATTGATCCAAAATTAGATTTAGGGGCGGTAGAAAAAGAGCTCCAGATGCGCCAACAAAATTTAAAATTCTTTCAAAATGTTGATGAATTATGGCAATTGAATGCTTTTTCAACAGTCGACACTCAAAAGAGAACTGAAGTGAATAGCTTGTTAGATGTAAAGTCGAGTTTTTTTCAAGCACAAATTGAGGTCGTGCTAAATAATCGGAAAAGACAATTTACAAGTGCACTAATGCGTAATGATAAGCAGGTTTATGTTTATTCTAGAAACATGTCACCATTTAACTGA
- a CDS encoding lipopolysaccharide assembly protein LapA domain-containing protein, with protein sequence MRYILIALLIVVFGYSLALVLQNPTELSVDLLFTQVPAMRLGLLLLLTLVLGTVVGLLLGVQVFRVFQKGWEIKRLRKDIDHLRKEQIQSAQLAAAEAAANVRHEKTVLDVYPQDKNSTPL encoded by the coding sequence ATGCGTTATATTTTAATTGCATTGCTTATTGTTGTATTTGGTTATTCTTTAGCACTTGTATTGCAAAATCCAACAGAGCTGTCTGTTGATTTGTTATTTACCCAAGTTCCAGCTATGCGTTTAGGCTTATTATTGCTACTCACATTGGTGCTTGGAACAGTGGTTGGTCTTTTGTTAGGCGTGCAAGTTTTCAGAGTATTTCAAAAAGGCTGGGAAATTAAACGTCTTCGCAAAGATATTGACCATTTGAGAAAAGAACAGATTCAAAGTGCTCAATTAGCAGCAGCAGAAGCCGCTGCGAATGTAAGACATGAAAAAACCGTTTTAGATGTTTATCCCCAAGATAAAAACTCTACTCCGTTATAA
- the ung gene encoding uracil-DNA glycosylase gives MQLTEQQQDKLSKVQLEESWKISLAPFLLSPQMDNLRDFLFQEKQAQKIIYPPSKQIFSALNTTPLADVKVVILGQDPYHGPNQANGLSFSVQKGIALPPSLRNIFHELHTDLGIPAPRHGDLTKWATQGVLLLNSVLTVEAGQPTSHQKQGWEAFTDEVIDVLNEQREHIVFILWGAYAQRKGQRINRDKHLVLTAAHPSPLAANRGGFFGCKVFSKTNQYLKQHGIEPIDWQLDA, from the coding sequence ATGCAATTAACTGAGCAACAGCAAGATAAACTCAGTAAAGTTCAATTAGAAGAAAGCTGGAAAATATCTTTAGCGCCTTTTTTGTTAAGCCCTCAAATGGATAATTTGCGCGACTTCTTATTTCAAGAGAAACAAGCACAAAAAATAATATATCCACCGAGTAAACAAATCTTTAGTGCTCTAAATACGACACCATTGGCTGATGTGAAGGTCGTTATTCTTGGACAAGATCCATATCATGGACCAAACCAAGCAAATGGATTAAGTTTCTCCGTTCAAAAAGGTATTGCATTACCACCATCTTTACGTAATATTTTTCATGAATTACATACAGATTTGGGTATTCCAGCTCCTCGTCATGGCGACTTAACGAAATGGGCTACGCAAGGTGTACTTTTACTGAACAGTGTGCTTACTGTTGAAGCTGGACAGCCAACCTCACATCAAAAGCAAGGTTGGGAAGCATTTACTGATGAAGTCATTGATGTCCTGAATGAGCAAAGAGAGCATATAGTATTTATTTTGTGGGGTGCTTATGCACAGCGCAAAGGACAACGTATAAATAGAGATAAACACTTGGTTTTAACCGCTGCACATCCATCGCCCCTTGCTGCAAACAGAGGTGGTTTTTTTGGATGCAAAGTGTTCTCAAAAACAAATCAATATTTGAAACAACATGGCATTGAGCCCATAGACTGGCAATTGGACGCATGA
- the rpsA gene encoding 30S ribosomal protein S1: MTESFAALFEESELNLNVEKGAVIQGVVVNIDSDWVTVDTGLKSEGIVDRAEFLNEQRELEVQVGDTVDVVVEALDNGMGQTVLSREKAKRAETWTKLEKIFEDGEIVTGVISGKVKGGFTVDIGPVRAFLPGSLVDTRPIRDTTHLEGKELEFKVIKLDAKRNNVVVSRRAVMEAESSADREALLAQLEEGQTVTGTIKNLTDYGAFVDLGGIDGLLHITDMAWKRIKHPSEVVEVGQEVTVKVLKFDRERNRVSLGLKQLGEDPWLAIMSRYPKGSIVKARVTNLTDYGCFAEIAEGVEGLVHVSEMDHTNKNIHPSKVVQIGDEVDVMVLEVDEERRRISLGIKQTRANPWEEFAKAHEKGEKVSGTIKSITDFGIFIGLNGGIDGLVHLSDISWNEQGEEAIRRYKKGDTVEAVILSVDAEGNRISLGIKQLNSDPFNDFLAANERGALVKGTVTAVDARGATVKLADEVEATLKASEINRDRVEDATKFLEVGQEVEAKIINVDRKSRSINLSVKAKDEAEEKEAVASLRTATTNQENGPKTIGDLIKAQMK; encoded by the coding sequence ATGACCGAATCTTTTGCAGCCCTCTTTGAAGAAAGTGAATTAAACCTCAACGTTGAAAAGGGTGCAGTCATCCAAGGTGTTGTTGTAAACATCGATAGCGACTGGGTAACTGTTGACACTGGCCTAAAGTCTGAAGGCATTGTTGACCGTGCTGAATTTTTAAATGAACAACGTGAACTTGAAGTTCAGGTTGGTGATACTGTTGACGTAGTTGTTGAAGCTCTTGACAACGGTATGGGTCAAACAGTTTTATCACGTGAAAAAGCTAAGCGTGCTGAAACTTGGACTAAACTTGAAAAAATCTTTGAAGATGGCGAAATCGTTACTGGTGTTATCTCTGGTAAAGTTAAAGGCGGTTTCACTGTTGACATCGGTCCTGTTCGTGCATTCTTACCAGGTTCATTAGTTGACACTCGTCCTATCCGTGACACTACTCACCTTGAAGGTAAAGAGTTAGAGTTTAAAGTAATCAAACTTGATGCTAAACGTAATAACGTTGTTGTATCTCGTCGTGCTGTTATGGAAGCTGAATCTTCTGCTGACCGTGAAGCATTACTTGCTCAACTTGAAGAAGGTCAAACAGTTACAGGTACAATCAAAAATCTTACTGATTACGGTGCATTCGTTGATCTTGGCGGTATTGACGGTCTTCTCCATATCACAGATATGGCTTGGAAACGTATCAAGCACCCTTCAGAAGTTGTTGAAGTTGGTCAAGAAGTTACTGTTAAAGTACTTAAATTTGACCGTGAGCGTAACCGCGTATCTTTAGGCCTTAAGCAATTAGGCGAAGATCCATGGTTAGCGATCATGAGCCGTTACCCTAAAGGTTCTATCGTTAAAGCTCGTGTAACTAACTTAACTGACTACGGTTGTTTCGCTGAAATCGCTGAAGGCGTTGAAGGTTTAGTTCACGTTTCTGAAATGGACCACACTAACAAAAACATCCACCCATCTAAAGTTGTTCAGATTGGTGATGAAGTTGATGTTATGGTTCTTGAAGTTGACGAAGAACGTCGTCGTATCAGCCTTGGTATCAAACAAACTCGTGCTAACCCATGGGAAGAGTTTGCTAAAGCTCATGAGAAAGGCGAAAAAGTATCTGGTACTATCAAGTCTATCACTGACTTTGGTATCTTCATTGGCTTGAACGGCGGTATCGACGGTTTAGTACACTTGTCTGATATTTCTTGGAACGAGCAAGGTGAAGAAGCTATTCGTCGTTACAAGAAAGGTGACACTGTTGAAGCTGTTATCTTGTCTGTAGACGCTGAAGGTAACCGTATCAGCCTTGGTATCAAGCAATTGAACAGCGATCCGTTCAATGATTTCTTAGCTGCTAACGAACGCGGTGCTTTAGTTAAAGGTACTGTAACTGCAGTTGATGCTCGTGGCGCAACTGTTAAGTTGGCTGACGAAGTAGAAGCTACTCTTAAAGCTTCTGAAATCAACCGTGACCGCGTTGAAGATGCAACTAAATTCTTAGAAGTTGGTCAAGAAGTTGAAGCGAAAATCATCAACGTTGATCGTAAATCTCGCTCTATCAACTTGTCTGTTAAAGCAAAAGACGAAGCTGAAGAGAAAGAAGCAGTTGCTAGCTTGCGTACAGCAACAACAAATCAAGAAAATGGTCCTAAGACTATTGGTGATTTGATTAAAGCACAAATGAAGTAA
- a CDS encoding integration host factor subunit beta, with protein sequence MTTEALNKSDLIERIALKNPHLAEPLVEEAVKIMIDQMIEALSTDNRIEIRGFGSFALHHRDPRVGRNPKTGRSVEVAAKAVPHFKPGKALRDAVNESGK encoded by the coding sequence ATGACTACTGAAGCTCTTAATAAGTCTGATTTGATTGAACGCATTGCGCTGAAAAACCCACACTTAGCTGAACCTTTGGTGGAAGAGGCGGTTAAAATTATGATTGATCAAATGATAGAGGCCCTATCAACTGATAATCGAATTGAAATCCGTGGTTTCGGTAGCTTTGCTTTACACCACCGTGATCCAAGAGTTGGTCGTAATCCTAAAACAGGAAGATCAGTAGAAGTGGCAGCTAAAGCTGTTCCACATTTCAAACCGGGTAAAGCACTGCGTGATGCAGTCAACGAATCCGGGAAATAA
- a CDS encoding enoyl-CoA hydratase/isomerase family protein, translating into MMNSPNLNNYHPDLVVEEAKNGWRIVRLNRPKSLHALDESIVTALLRVFEDFRDDENVKAIWLDSTTPKAFCAGGDVRKLRQLVINQEVDTANKFFQQEYALDLLLHNYAKPVVVWGEGYVMGGGLGLFMAAPFRLVTPYSRLAMPEINIGLYPDVGASRFLADRGPIGLFTGLTGSIMTAAGAYSIGWATHICEAQRDNVLQKVLNINWAHYPAGDFRAIDDTLNSLHRPVAAGPLQNSLDVIHSVCRGFNFEQDYQAIVSLRDASSDWLRQASENLQKGSPSTAAITWLLWQWGKQIHSWDEVFDLEAQISEWKIRHPDFVEGVRARLVDKDLSPEWKPCEDLSLRGILADCPPVTSIDSWNALLRQHGVIT; encoded by the coding sequence ATGATGAACTCTCCCAATCTAAATAACTATCACCCGGACTTGGTGGTCGAAGAAGCAAAAAACGGCTGGCGTATAGTACGTTTGAATCGTCCTAAATCATTGCATGCTTTAGATGAATCAATCGTAACGGCATTATTACGGGTATTTGAAGATTTCCGTGATGATGAGAACGTTAAAGCAATTTGGTTAGATTCAACAACACCAAAAGCTTTTTGTGCAGGTGGTGATGTTAGAAAATTACGTCAACTTGTTATCAATCAAGAAGTAGACACAGCGAATAAGTTTTTCCAGCAAGAATATGCTTTAGATTTACTCTTACATAATTATGCTAAGCCTGTAGTTGTTTGGGGCGAAGGCTATGTTATGGGTGGTGGTTTGGGCTTGTTTATGGCAGCACCATTCCGTTTAGTAACTCCATATTCTCGTCTGGCAATGCCTGAAATTAATATTGGTTTATATCCGGATGTAGGGGCGAGCCGCTTCTTAGCAGATCGTGGTCCAATAGGGTTGTTTACTGGTTTAACTGGTTCAATCATGACAGCCGCTGGAGCATATAGCATCGGTTGGGCAACACACATTTGTGAAGCACAACGTGATAATGTTTTGCAAAAAGTTTTAAATATTAATTGGGCTCATTATCCTGCAGGGGATTTCCGCGCAATTGATGATACTTTAAATAGTTTGCATCGTCCGGTTGCGGCAGGTCCATTACAAAACTCACTTGATGTGATTCATAGCGTTTGCCGCGGTTTTAATTTTGAACAAGATTATCAAGCTATTGTGAGTTTGCGTGATGCGAGCAGTGACTGGTTACGTCAAGCGAGTGAGAACTTACAAAAAGGATCTCCTAGTACTGCGGCGATCACTTGGTTGTTGTGGCAATGGGGTAAACAGATACATTCTTGGGATGAGGTTTTTGATCTTGAAGCTCAGATCTCTGAGTGGAAAATTCGTCATCCTGACTTTGTTGAAGGGGTTCGTGCACGGTTAGTTGATAAAGATTTATCACCAGAATGGAAACCATGTGAAGACTTAAGCTTAAGAGGCATATTAGCTGATTGTCCGCCAGTGACTTCAATAGATAGCTGGAATGCGTTACTTAGACAACACGGTGTGATCACCTAA
- the pyrF gene encoding orotidine-5'-phosphate decarboxylase — protein MEESLLSIIVALDAKSQYDALKIVEQLDPTLCRVKVGKELFTHEGPSVVKKLQEQNFEVFLDLKFHDIPNTTAQAVCAAADLGVWMVNVHASGGRKMMETSVERLKAGNYQTQLIAVTVLTSMGREDLKDIGLDVEPVEQVKRLAKLTKESGLDGVVCSAQEAKILRELIGQDFSLVTPGIRPEGSNADDQKRIVTPKQAMLDGSTHLVIGRPITKAENPTEMLKSILSSIA, from the coding sequence ATGGAAGAAAGTCTCTTGAGTATCATTGTTGCGTTAGATGCAAAAAGCCAATATGACGCTTTAAAAATTGTTGAACAACTTGATCCTACTTTATGTCGTGTAAAAGTGGGTAAAGAGCTTTTTACTCATGAAGGCCCATCTGTTGTAAAAAAACTTCAAGAACAAAACTTTGAAGTTTTTCTTGATCTTAAATTTCATGATATTCCAAATACTACCGCTCAGGCTGTTTGTGCAGCAGCTGATCTAGGCGTGTGGATGGTCAACGTCCATGCTTCAGGCGGCCGTAAAATGATGGAAACTTCTGTAGAACGCTTAAAAGCAGGTAACTATCAAACTCAATTAATTGCGGTAACTGTGCTAACTTCAATGGGCCGTGAAGATTTAAAAGATATTGGTCTAGATGTTGAGCCAGTAGAGCAGGTAAAACGCTTAGCTAAACTCACTAAAGAAAGTGGATTAGATGGTGTGGTTTGTTCTGCACAAGAAGCTAAAATTCTACGTGAATTGATTGGACAAGACTTCTCTTTAGTAACACCTGGTATTCGTCCAGAAGGTTCAAATGCGGACGACCAAAAACGTATTGTGACTCCGAAGCAGGCTATGCTTGATGGTTCTACACACTTGGTTATTGGTCGACCAATTACTAAAGCAGAAAATCCAACAGAAATGTTGAAGTCTATTCTTAGTTCAATTGCTTAA
- a CDS encoding 6-pyruvoyl trahydropterin synthase family protein, translated as MLIRKLFKFENAHVVRNCTSDRCKRSIHGHSYKVELLLKASKLDHGQMVYDFGLLKGVIKDLIDSFDHAICFWEKDDSQYIDACQTFSARWISLPVSPSAEQFSRIFFYLAQQVLQSTITQNGEGDVEVYSVIVHETDTGYAQSFIEDIQNEQMGILSLDGIIFSEQIQIEWANPQMYEDLKNGIKFNNPQVDLQVEV; from the coding sequence ATGTTAATTCGTAAGTTATTTAAGTTTGAAAATGCACATGTTGTACGTAACTGTACATCGGATCGTTGTAAGCGATCAATTCATGGACATAGCTATAAAGTCGAATTATTGCTTAAAGCTTCGAAATTAGATCATGGACAAATGGTTTATGATTTTGGGCTTCTAAAAGGAGTAATAAAAGACCTTATTGACAGCTTTGATCATGCAATCTGTTTTTGGGAAAAAGATGATTCTCAATACATTGATGCTTGTCAGACTTTTAGTGCTCGTTGGATTTCTTTACCTGTTTCACCTTCGGCTGAACAGTTTTCACGTATTTTCTTTTATCTAGCTCAGCAAGTTTTACAATCAACCATCACTCAAAATGGGGAAGGTGATGTTGAGGTTTATTCAGTTATTGTTCATGAGACTGATACTGGATATGCACAAAGCTTTATTGAAGATATTCAAAATGAACAAATGGGGATTTTAAGTCTCGATGGAATTATTTTTTCAGAACAAATCCAGATAGAGTGGGCAAATCCTCAAATGTATGAAGACTTGAAAAATGGGATTAAATTTAATAATCCTCAAGTTGATTTACAAGTCGAAGTATAA
- the tadA gene encoding tRNA adenosine(34) deaminase TadA — MTEFSDEYWMQLAYEQAELAAQQGEIPVGAIVVSQNRVIGSGYNAPISLLDPTAHAEIQAIRAACLSLNNYRLPDDATLYVTLEPCTMCVGALVHARIKHVVFGTTEPKAGSLVSARQLLQDGYYNHRFTFQQGCLQEKCAQQLSHFFKQRREQKKQEKQQKTSLND; from the coding sequence ATGACTGAATTTAGTGATGAATACTGGATGCAGCTTGCTTACGAGCAAGCTGAATTAGCTGCACAGCAGGGTGAAATTCCTGTTGGTGCGATTGTAGTAAGCCAAAATCGAGTGATTGGATCTGGCTATAATGCTCCAATTAGTTTGTTAGACCCAACTGCACATGCAGAAATTCAAGCTATCCGTGCAGCATGCTTATCATTAAATAATTATCGATTACCTGACGATGCGACTTTATATGTCACTCTTGAACCATGCACAATGTGCGTAGGTGCATTAGTACATGCAAGAATTAAACATGTGGTTTTTGGTACAACAGAACCTAAAGCAGGTTCATTGGTAAGTGCTCGTCAGTTACTACAAGATGGTTATTACAATCATCGGTTTACCTTTCAACAAGGTTGTTTACAAGAAAAATGTGCCCAACAACTCAGTCATTTTTTTAAACAAAGACGCGAGCAAAAGAAACAAGAAAAACAACAGAAAACGTCCTTAAATGATTAA